One Streptomyces sp. NBC_01217 genomic region harbors:
- a CDS encoding AMP-dependent synthetase/ligase, which produces MSTPPTTATVPTPTLVEPTKVKAADGSVRQVSVPPFAPPVRRGSLAEIPFDNAREAPADAVLSRKRPDGSWQDVTAAEFADEVLAVAKGLVAEGLATGDRIAIMARTTYEWTLLDFAAWAAGLVTVPIYPTSSAFQARWILQDSGAVACAVETADQGRLISQERKQLGDLTHLWQFDTGAVGRLKSHGRDVPDDIVAARRATLEPETPATLIYTSGTTGRPKGCVLTHGNFFAEVDNAIELLHPVFKSVSKYPASTLLFLPLSHVFGRMVAIGCLRARVRLGHAPSIQTEDLLADLAGFRPSFLLAIPYVLEKVYNTGRATAEKMGRASSFDRAARIARRYGQAVEAAEHGTGPGPGPLLRAARALYDPLVYRRIRAALGGHVRYAICGGSPLGRRLASFYAGAGIEIFEGYGLTETTAAATVTPPLRPRLGTVGWPLPGTAVRIADDGEVLLSGGQVFQGYWDAERAEPVPVQDGGWFATGDLGALDEDGYLTITGRKKDIIITSGGKNVAPAPLEDWLRAHPLVSQCIVVGDNRSFITALITLEADGITHWRRMKKKQDVPIRELLADEELLSTLQRAVDEANRLVSRAESIRKFAVLPVDFTESSGHLTPSLKLKRDEIARDFEKEIEALYRK; this is translated from the coding sequence GTGTCCACGCCACCCACCACCGCCACAGTCCCCACCCCCACCCTCGTCGAGCCGACCAAGGTCAAAGCCGCGGACGGATCGGTACGGCAGGTCTCCGTACCCCCCTTCGCACCCCCCGTCCGCCGCGGCTCCCTCGCCGAGATCCCGTTCGACAACGCCCGCGAGGCCCCCGCCGACGCCGTCCTCAGCCGCAAGCGGCCCGACGGCAGCTGGCAGGACGTGACGGCGGCCGAGTTCGCCGACGAGGTACTCGCCGTCGCCAAGGGCCTCGTCGCCGAGGGCCTTGCCACCGGCGACCGGATCGCGATCATGGCGCGTACGACGTACGAATGGACACTGCTCGACTTCGCGGCCTGGGCCGCCGGGCTCGTCACCGTGCCCATATACCCGACCTCCTCCGCCTTCCAGGCCCGCTGGATCCTCCAGGACTCCGGCGCCGTCGCCTGCGCCGTGGAGACCGCGGACCAGGGCCGGCTGATCAGCCAGGAACGCAAACAGCTCGGTGACCTCACCCATCTGTGGCAGTTCGACACGGGAGCGGTCGGCCGGCTGAAGAGCCACGGCCGGGACGTACCCGACGACATCGTCGCCGCCCGCCGCGCCACGCTCGAACCGGAAACCCCCGCCACCCTCATCTACACCTCGGGCACCACGGGCCGCCCCAAGGGCTGCGTCCTCACTCACGGCAACTTCTTCGCCGAGGTCGACAACGCGATCGAACTGCTCCACCCGGTCTTCAAGTCGGTCAGCAAGTACCCCGCGTCCACGCTCCTCTTCCTCCCCCTCTCCCATGTCTTCGGACGCATGGTCGCGATCGGCTGTCTGCGCGCCCGGGTCCGCCTCGGCCACGCCCCGTCCATCCAGACCGAGGACCTCCTCGCCGACCTGGCCGGATTCAGGCCGTCGTTCCTGCTGGCCATCCCGTACGTACTGGAGAAGGTCTACAACACCGGCCGCGCCACGGCCGAGAAGATGGGCCGCGCCTCGTCGTTCGACCGCGCCGCGAGGATCGCCCGGCGGTACGGACAGGCCGTCGAGGCCGCCGAACACGGCACGGGCCCCGGCCCCGGACCGCTGCTCCGTGCGGCCCGTGCCCTGTACGACCCGCTGGTCTACCGCCGCATCCGGGCCGCACTCGGCGGACACGTCCGGTACGCGATCTGCGGCGGCTCCCCGCTGGGCCGCCGCCTCGCCTCGTTCTACGCGGGCGCGGGCATCGAGATCTTCGAGGGATACGGCCTGACGGAGACCACCGCCGCCGCCACCGTCACCCCACCGCTCAGGCCACGCCTCGGCACCGTAGGCTGGCCGCTGCCCGGCACCGCCGTACGGATCGCGGACGACGGCGAGGTGCTGCTCAGCGGCGGCCAGGTGTTCCAGGGCTACTGGGACGCCGAACGCGCCGAGCCCGTACCCGTACAGGACGGTGGCTGGTTCGCCACCGGCGACCTCGGCGCGCTCGACGAGGACGGCTACCTCACGATCACCGGCCGCAAGAAGGACATCATCATCACCTCCGGCGGCAAGAACGTCGCCCCGGCCCCCCTGGAGGACTGGCTGCGCGCCCACCCGCTGGTGAGCCAGTGCATCGTGGTCGGCGACAACCGGTCGTTCATCACCGCGCTGATCACCCTGGAGGCGGACGGAATCACCCACTGGCGGCGGATGAAGAAGAAGCAGGACGTGCCGATCCGCGAACTGCTGGCGGACGAGGAACTGCTCAGCACGCTCCAGCGCGCGGTCGACGAGGCCAACCGACTGGTCTCGCGTGCCGAATCAATCCGGAAATTTGCCGTGCTGCCGGTGGACTTCACGGAGAGCAGCGGCCACCTGACACCGTCGCTGAAGCTGAAACGGGACGAGATCGCACGGGACTTCGAGAAGGAGATCGAGGCGCTATACCGGAAGTGA
- a CDS encoding 3-oxoacyl-ACP reductase: MADRYLHFTGTAPGRFLTRRLGLPQPAPLRRWSLETPSLDGPLLHLTAGDSAVTEELGALLAATGLEIAARAERPAGIVLDATAVDTPRGLGDVHAALHPVVRSLAPGGRIVVVGVRPSADDHHQAAAQQALEGFVRSLGKEVGRGATVQLLRIAPDAVAPAGSTLRFLLSPRSAYISGQVIELTADAPGTVADWAAPLAGRTALVTGAARGIGASVASVLARDGARVFCLDIPQSHEELTRTADRLGATALALDITAADAAERIAAAVPGGLDVLVHNAGITRDRRLANMPADRWAPVIDVNLDSVLRTTDALLKAGAVNRGGRIVATASIAGIAGNNGQTNYAAGKAGIIGLVRSLAPRAAAEHGVTVNAVAPGFIETKMTAAVPLLIREAGRRMNSLAQGGLPVDVAETTAWFAQPASTAVNGQIVRVCGQSLLGA; the protein is encoded by the coding sequence ATGGCCGACCGATATCTGCACTTCACCGGCACAGCACCCGGCCGTTTTCTGACCCGGAGGCTCGGTCTGCCGCAGCCCGCCCCGTTGCGCCGCTGGTCCCTGGAGACCCCGTCGCTGGACGGGCCGCTTCTCCACCTCACCGCCGGGGACTCCGCCGTCACGGAGGAGCTCGGCGCACTTCTCGCGGCGACCGGACTCGAAATCGCCGCGCGCGCCGAACGTCCTGCGGGGATTGTGCTGGACGCGACGGCCGTCGACACCCCCCGCGGGCTCGGCGATGTCCATGCGGCCCTGCACCCGGTGGTCCGTTCCCTGGCGCCGGGCGGGCGCATCGTGGTGGTGGGGGTGCGCCCGTCGGCCGACGACCACCACCAGGCCGCCGCCCAGCAGGCCCTCGAAGGGTTCGTACGCTCGCTGGGCAAGGAGGTCGGCAGGGGCGCCACCGTACAGCTGCTCCGTATCGCGCCGGATGCCGTCGCCCCGGCCGGGTCCACCCTCCGCTTCCTGCTCTCGCCCCGGTCCGCATACATCAGCGGCCAGGTGATCGAGCTGACCGCGGACGCCCCCGGCACGGTCGCCGACTGGGCGGCCCCGCTCGCCGGGCGCACCGCGCTGGTCACCGGCGCGGCGCGCGGCATCGGCGCCTCGGTCGCCTCCGTGCTGGCCCGCGACGGCGCCCGGGTCTTCTGCCTCGACATCCCGCAGTCGCACGAGGAGTTGACCCGTACCGCCGACCGGCTCGGCGCCACCGCGCTGGCGCTGGACATCACCGCGGCGGACGCCGCGGAACGGATCGCCGCCGCGGTCCCCGGCGGTCTCGACGTCCTCGTGCACAACGCGGGCATCACCCGCGACCGCCGCCTCGCGAACATGCCGGCCGACCGCTGGGCCCCGGTCATCGACGTCAACCTCGACAGCGTGCTGCGCACCACGGACGCCCTGCTCAAGGCGGGCGCCGTCAACCGCGGCGGCCGGATCGTCGCCACCGCGTCCATCGCCGGAATCGCGGGCAACAACGGCCAGACGAACTACGCGGCCGGCAAGGCGGGCATCATCGGCCTGGTCCGTTCGCTGGCCCCGCGCGCCGCCGCCGAGCACGGCGTCACGGTCAACGCGGTGGCCCCCGGCTTCATCGAGACGAAGATGACCGCGGCCGTCCCGCTCCTCATCCGGGAGGCGGGCCGCCGGATGAACTCCCTTGCGCAGGGCGGCCTCCCGGTCGATGTCGCCGAGACGACCGCCTGGTTCGCCCAGCCCGCGTCGACGGCCGTCAACGGCCAGATCGTGCGGGTCTGCGGCCAGAGCCTGCTGGGTGCGTGA
- a CDS encoding MaoC family dehydratase: MPSPNVTLVRAAVTSPFKKAGRPGATVPAGRAVLPAAPVAPGPLASYSRICGCSDPGTLPLAYPHVLGFPLAMRLMTARRFPLPVIGLVHTWIEITCHRVLHPTDLLELTVYTDGLAPHRRGTEVTMVTEARIAGELVWESRSGYLSRHATDAAPTAADAAPADVELPVVAEWSLPGNLGRRYGAASGDRNPIHLYPLTARLFGFPRAIAHGMWTVARCLAEAPRPHEIRWVRADFRAPVLLPSTVTYAADSTGFQLRGASRVHLTGRMLGAPGPQPGQGPGAATDGRS; this comes from the coding sequence GTGCCGAGTCCGAACGTGACACTCGTACGGGCGGCCGTCACGTCCCCGTTCAAGAAGGCCGGCCGCCCGGGCGCCACCGTGCCCGCCGGCCGGGCGGTGCTCCCGGCCGCTCCGGTCGCACCCGGCCCCCTCGCCTCGTACAGCAGGATCTGCGGCTGCTCCGATCCGGGCACACTGCCGCTCGCGTACCCGCATGTGCTGGGTTTCCCGCTCGCCATGCGGCTGATGACCGCCCGGAGGTTCCCGCTGCCGGTCATCGGGCTCGTCCACACCTGGATCGAGATCACCTGCCACCGGGTCCTGCACCCGACCGATCTGCTCGAACTCACCGTGTACACCGACGGGTTGGCCCCGCACCGGCGGGGCACCGAGGTCACGATGGTCACCGAGGCACGGATCGCGGGCGAACTGGTCTGGGAGTCCCGCAGCGGCTACCTCTCCCGGCACGCGACGGACGCGGCCCCCACCGCGGCGGACGCGGCCCCGGCCGACGTGGAGCTGCCCGTCGTCGCCGAATGGTCGCTGCCCGGGAATCTGGGACGTCGTTACGGCGCCGCGTCCGGCGACCGCAACCCCATCCACCTCTATCCGCTCACCGCCCGGCTCTTCGGCTTTCCCCGGGCCATCGCCCACGGCATGTGGACCGTCGCCCGCTGTCTGGCCGAGGCGCCGCGGCCCCACGAGATCCGCTGGGTGCGGGCCGACTTCAGGGCCCCCGTCCTGCTGCCCTCCACCGTCACCTACGCGGCCGACTCCACCGGCTTCCAGCTGCGCGGCGCAAGCCGCGTCCACCTCACCGGGAGGATGCTCGGCGCGCCCGGCCCGCAGCCGGGGCAGGGGCCGGGGGCTGCCACGGACGGCCGTTCATGA
- a CDS encoding TetR/AcrR family transcriptional regulator: protein MPRAVREQQMMDAAVRTFGQLGYRAASMDEIAELAGVSKPLVYLYLNSKEELFTACIRREAKALVDAVRAGAEPDLPADRQLWAGLRAFFTHTAEHPDGWAVLHRQARTHGEPFATEVTVMRDEIVAFVTGLIGAAAREAHHDPALPDRDVSGLAQALVGAAESLAGWANETPGVSAKEAAATLMNFSWAGLENLMNGRPWQPPAPAPAAGRARRASSR from the coding sequence ATGCCGCGTGCCGTGCGTGAGCAGCAGATGATGGACGCCGCCGTGCGGACCTTCGGGCAGCTCGGATACCGTGCCGCATCGATGGACGAGATCGCCGAGCTGGCCGGGGTGTCCAAGCCGCTCGTCTACCTCTACCTCAACTCCAAGGAAGAGCTTTTCACCGCGTGCATCAGGCGCGAGGCAAAGGCGCTGGTCGACGCGGTGCGGGCGGGGGCGGAGCCGGATCTGCCGGCCGATCGGCAACTGTGGGCCGGGCTGCGCGCGTTCTTCACGCACACGGCGGAGCATCCGGACGGCTGGGCGGTGCTGCACCGCCAGGCGCGCACCCACGGGGAGCCGTTCGCCACCGAGGTCACGGTCATGCGGGACGAGATCGTTGCGTTCGTGACGGGTCTGATCGGGGCCGCGGCGCGCGAGGCGCACCACGATCCGGCGCTCCCGGACCGCGATGTGTCGGGGCTGGCGCAGGCGCTCGTGGGGGCGGCGGAGTCGCTCGCCGGGTGGGCGAACGAGACCCCGGGTGTCTCGGCCAAGGAGGCCGCGGCGACCCTGATGAACTTCTCCTGGGCGGGTCTGGAGAACCTCATGAACGGCCGTCCGTGGCAGCCCCCGGCCCCTGCCCCGGCTGCGGGCCGGGCGCGCCGAGCATCCTCCCGGTGA
- a CDS encoding N,N-dimethylformamidase beta subunit family domain-containing protein codes for MTPEQPSLPKQPGIRAWAERTSCAQGGRLTFHLDHSDSDPDPASGRVLITDAVTDEVRLSAPVTGPTWTLDVPHTWPSSLYRATFDPATFDPAGATTDEAEHEVWFVVRTARPGSTSPVLVSIPFATWRAYTHSGQPGRSIYFAEQPDRASRVSFASPGGGPPPERWEEGLLRWLPRAGYRVEFCSGLDLHDGDELLAHYRLLVINGHDEYWSMEMRDSVEAFARRGGNLAVFAANTAWWQMRLEDDRRTMVCHRDSVTDPMTAIDPRRVTVEWSSSPVDRPENTMTGVSFRRGAGAWGEGMALIRKEAYTARFGAHWVFDGTGLADGDPFARGALGYETDACALEWIGDVPRATGSDSTPSSFVVLATADLRHWRDYGQGGAATMGIFRLGAGTVFNAATINWGSVLDEDPVADRITRNVLDRLSGAAPGDAWEIAGAPAEVHALAVCEGVLFGVDGAGSLLCREPSGQNLPWRRIGEAPGVRALASSREAAGALPLELYAATDDGLLLRRDPVAGPAEWHEAGTVPPGITALALCDAGVFAVTPHDDTLHHLSALEPHAPWRVLGDAGGAVALTTMNCRLWAVTADGRLRTRLPEASGTKDAGFTDCSSPGPSGGCDALAARAGTLYAAGSGGPLRIRRQPAI; via the coding sequence ATGACGCCGGAACAGCCGTCACTGCCGAAACAGCCGGGGATACGGGCCTGGGCCGAGCGGACCTCCTGCGCCCAGGGCGGCCGGCTCACCTTCCACCTCGACCACTCCGACTCCGACCCCGACCCCGCGTCAGGCCGGGTCCTCATCACCGATGCCGTCACCGACGAGGTACGTCTCTCGGCGCCGGTCACCGGCCCCACCTGGACCCTGGACGTCCCGCACACCTGGCCCAGCTCCCTCTACCGCGCCACGTTCGACCCCGCCACGTTCGACCCCGCCGGCGCGACGACGGACGAGGCCGAGCACGAGGTCTGGTTCGTCGTGCGGACCGCCCGCCCCGGCTCCACCTCCCCGGTCCTCGTCTCCATACCCTTCGCCACCTGGCGCGCCTACACCCACTCCGGGCAGCCCGGCCGGAGCATCTACTTCGCCGAACAGCCGGACAGGGCGTCGAGGGTCTCCTTCGCCTCGCCCGGCGGAGGCCCGCCCCCCGAGCGCTGGGAGGAGGGGCTGCTGCGCTGGCTGCCCCGCGCCGGATACCGCGTCGAGTTCTGCTCCGGGCTCGATCTGCACGACGGCGACGAACTGCTCGCCCACTACCGGCTGTTGGTCATCAACGGCCATGACGAGTACTGGTCGATGGAGATGCGCGACAGCGTCGAGGCGTTCGCCCGGCGCGGCGGCAATCTCGCCGTCTTCGCCGCCAACACCGCGTGGTGGCAGATGCGTCTTGAAGACGACCGGCGCACGATGGTGTGCCACCGGGACTCCGTCACCGACCCGATGACCGCGATCGACCCGCGCCGGGTGACCGTCGAATGGTCCAGCTCACCCGTCGACCGCCCCGAGAACACGATGACCGGTGTGAGCTTCCGCCGCGGCGCGGGCGCCTGGGGCGAGGGCATGGCGCTGATCCGCAAGGAGGCGTACACGGCACGCTTCGGCGCCCACTGGGTCTTCGACGGCACGGGGCTGGCCGACGGCGATCCGTTCGCCCGCGGTGCGCTGGGCTACGAGACCGACGCCTGCGCGCTGGAGTGGATCGGGGACGTGCCCCGCGCCACCGGCAGCGACTCCACCCCGTCCTCGTTCGTCGTGCTCGCCACCGCCGATCTGCGGCACTGGCGCGACTACGGGCAGGGCGGCGCCGCCACCATGGGGATCTTCCGGCTGGGCGCGGGCACGGTGTTCAACGCCGCCACGATCAACTGGGGCAGCGTGCTCGACGAGGACCCCGTCGCGGACCGGATCACCCGCAACGTGCTCGACCGGCTGAGCGGCGCCGCTCCGGGCGACGCCTGGGAGATCGCGGGCGCCCCGGCCGAAGTGCACGCCCTGGCCGTCTGCGAGGGGGTGCTGTTCGGTGTGGACGGCGCCGGCTCACTGCTGTGCCGGGAGCCGTCGGGGCAGAACCTTCCCTGGCGGCGGATCGGCGAGGCGCCCGGGGTGCGTGCGCTGGCCTCCTCACGGGAGGCCGCGGGCGCGCTGCCGCTGGAGCTGTACGCCGCCACCGACGACGGCCTGCTGCTGCGCCGCGACCCGGTCGCGGGCCCCGCCGAGTGGCACGAGGCGGGCACCGTGCCTCCCGGGATCACCGCACTGGCCCTGTGCGACGCAGGGGTGTTCGCGGTGACCCCGCACGACGACACCCTGCACCACCTCTCCGCGCTGGAGCCCCATGCGCCCTGGCGGGTCCTCGGCGACGCGGGCGGTGCGGTCGCGCTCACCACGATGAACTGCAGGCTGTGGGCGGTGACGGCCGACGGCCGGCTGCGCACCCGCCTCCCGGAGGCCTCCGGCACGAAGGACGCAGGCTTCACGGACTGCTCCTCGCCGGGTCCCTCGGGCGGCTGCGACGCCCTGGCCGCCCGCGCCGGAACGCTGTACGCGGCGGGCAGCGGCGGCCCGCTGCGGATACGACGGCAACCGGCCATCTGA
- a CDS encoding condensation domain-containing protein, with amino-acid sequence MAEPAAGTDIRLWVDFHGERSGRAPLTWGQRAIWHAVRRTAPNDHYFNIGRVLPLADRGRPVTTAEATGALARLMERHEALRTRLLTVEGEPGQELADAGVLPVTVVDVPGPERAAVAADELLARLSATRFDYAEEWPLRAALVTSGDRVTHAVLVLCHLAADGHGAEVLVRDLRLLARRGTAGRPPVTAPLDLAREQHGERGLRRGAAALEHWEAGYRAAPPTMFAEPVDEPRSPRFWTGRIVSTALARAVDAVATAHRVSGSTVLLTASAALVAAGEGHRTAAVMPIVGNRTAAAHRDLVSTLSQDGLFVLGLGEPGHLFTDLLPDAYRAALRAYVAAAYDPQEWDRLGARMREERGTEVHPYCCFNDMRLVERPAPAGPPTTPQELREARRRTRFDFPATQDRVACRYCLHITEEDDALAVALTADTAYLPPDSIRAHLYAMEELIVASACGEAPRVDGLARLLGAQRLPGEDRS; translated from the coding sequence ATGGCTGAGCCCGCCGCCGGGACGGACATCCGCCTATGGGTGGACTTCCACGGGGAGCGTTCCGGGCGGGCCCCGCTGACCTGGGGGCAGCGCGCGATCTGGCACGCCGTCCGGCGTACCGCCCCCAACGACCACTACTTCAACATCGGCCGGGTGCTGCCGCTCGCCGACCGCGGCCGTCCCGTCACCACGGCGGAGGCGACCGGCGCGCTCGCTCGGCTGATGGAACGGCATGAAGCCTTGCGCACAAGGCTGCTGACCGTCGAGGGCGAGCCCGGCCAGGAACTCGCGGACGCCGGGGTCCTGCCGGTGACCGTGGTGGACGTCCCCGGCCCGGAGCGGGCCGCCGTCGCGGCGGACGAACTGCTGGCCCGGCTCTCCGCGACCCGCTTCGACTACGCGGAGGAGTGGCCGCTGCGGGCGGCCCTGGTGACCAGCGGCGACCGGGTGACGCACGCCGTGCTGGTCCTGTGCCATCTGGCCGCCGACGGGCACGGCGCCGAGGTGCTCGTACGGGATCTGCGACTGCTGGCCAGACGTGGAACGGCCGGGCGCCCGCCCGTCACCGCACCGCTGGACCTGGCGCGCGAGCAGCACGGCGAGCGGGGCCTGCGGCGCGGGGCTGCGGCGCTGGAGCACTGGGAGGCGGGATACCGGGCCGCGCCGCCGACGATGTTCGCCGAGCCGGTCGACGAGCCCCGCAGCCCGCGCTTCTGGACGGGGCGCATCGTCTCCACCGCCCTGGCCCGCGCGGTGGACGCGGTCGCCACCGCCCACCGGGTCAGCGGCTCCACCGTCCTGCTGACCGCGTCCGCCGCCCTGGTGGCCGCGGGGGAGGGACACCGAACGGCGGCCGTCATGCCCATCGTCGGCAACCGGACCGCCGCGGCCCACCGGGATCTCGTCTCCACGCTCTCGCAGGACGGCCTGTTCGTCCTCGGCCTGGGTGAACCCGGACACCTCTTCACCGATCTGCTCCCCGACGCGTACCGGGCCGCCCTGCGCGCCTATGTGGCCGCCGCCTACGACCCGCAGGAGTGGGACCGGCTCGGGGCGAGGATGCGGGAGGAGCGCGGCACCGAGGTGCATCCGTACTGCTGCTTCAACGACATGCGCCTGGTCGAGCGGCCCGCGCCCGCGGGCCCGCCAACCACCCCGCAGGAGCTGCGGGAGGCGCGGCGGCGGACCCGGTTCGACTTCCCCGCCACCCAGGACCGGGTGGCCTGCCGCTACTGCCTGCACATCACGGAGGAGGACGACGCGCTCGCGGTGGCGCTCACCGCGGACACCGCGTATCTGCCGCCGGACTCGATCCGCGCACATCTGTACGCGATGGAGGAGCTGATCGTGGCGAGCGCGTGCGGTGAGGCCCCGCGCGTGGACGGGCTCGCGCGCCTGCTGGGCGCACAGCGCCTGCCCGGAGAGGACCGGTCATGA
- a CDS encoding acyl carrier protein, with translation MTEASSGSGALRGRVAGLISRVSDGELTEAEILAADGSLTALGVTSLTFLRLIDAVEEEFGILLDLDGPMADDLDELVGRLARQGAAAGVGDG, from the coding sequence GTGACCGAGGCGAGTTCGGGTTCGGGGGCCCTGCGTGGCCGGGTGGCCGGACTGATCTCCCGGGTGAGCGACGGGGAGCTGACCGAGGCGGAGATCCTGGCGGCGGACGGTTCGCTGACCGCGCTCGGGGTCACCTCGCTCACCTTCCTGCGGCTGATCGACGCCGTGGAGGAGGAGTTCGGGATCCTGCTCGACCTCGACGGGCCGATGGCCGACGACCTCGACGAACTCGTCGGCCGGCTGGCCCGGCAGGGCGCCGCGGCGGGGGTCGGCGATGGCTGA
- a CDS encoding MbtH family protein: MSDPTPYQVVVNDEEQHALWPARTEPPAGWRAEGFTGSEEECMAHVDAVWPDIRPLSLRRRLAGAAEEAR, from the coding sequence ATGAGCGACCCGACGCCGTACCAGGTGGTCGTCAACGACGAGGAGCAGCACGCGCTGTGGCCGGCCAGGACCGAGCCGCCCGCGGGCTGGCGTGCGGAGGGCTTCACCGGCTCGGAGGAGGAGTGCATGGCGCATGTCGACGCGGTGTGGCCCGACATCCGTCCGCTGAGCCTGCGCCGCCGGCTGGCCGGGGCGGCGGAGGAGGCCCGGTGA